AGCAAGGCTCATGCGACGCCGTGATACCACCAGACGCCGTCGCGATCCTCGCGGCCCACCCGCCCCTCGACCTCCAGCCGCTGGAGGTGGGCGAGCGCTTCGCCGGTCGCCATGCCCAATTGCTCGGGACCGATCGGCCGGTTGAACAGCAGCGGAAAGCTGTCGACCGCGCGCATCGGTTCCTTCGCGATCGCCTCGGCAAGATTATAGAGCCGCATGCGATGCTCGTCGCGGAGTGCCATCAGGCGGACGTGCAGCCCCTTGAACGGTTCGCCGTGCGCCGGGCAGACGATGACGTCGCCGGGCACCGTCGCGATCAGCTTGTCGATCGACGCCAGCCATTCGCCGAGCGGGTCGGCGTCGGGTTCGGTGATGTTGATCGAGACGTTCGAACTGATCCGCGGCAGCACCTGATCGCCCGATACCAGCACGCCGGCGCGCTCGTTCCACAGGCAGGCATGTTCGGGGCTGTGTCCCGACCCGACGACGACACGCCATTGATGCGTGCCCATGTCGAGCAGGTCGCCGTCCTTGATCCGCCGGTAGCTGCGCGGCAGCGGGTAGGTCACAAGGCCGAAGCGGCCCCAGCCGCCGTTCCTCTGCGCCTCGATCTGTTCGTCGTCCCAGCCCGCGGCGCGCGACTGGAGCAGCGCCTCGTCGGGCACGGTCTCGCTGGTGTCGCCGACGATCATCCGCGCGGTGAGCATCTCGCCGCGCGTCATCCAGAGCTGGACGTCCTGCTTTTTCGCGATCCAGCCGGCGAGTCCGATATGGTCGGGGTGGAGGTGCGTGCCGATGACGCGCGTGATACGCTTTTCCTTCAGCGCCCCGGCATAAAGCGCCTTCCACGCATCCGAACAGATGGTCAGGCAGACGCCGGTGTCGACCACCGCAACGCCCTCTCCCCCGTCAGCGGTAACGTCGTCGAGCAGCCAACTGTTGATATGGCCGAGCGAGCCCGGCATCGGGATGCGCGCCCAGCTGATCCCGTCGGCGATGCGGATCGTCTCGCCAGCCCCCGGGGCGGCTTCGCCCCACGGATAGGTCAGCCCGGCGCGGCTCGTCGCGGTAAAGCTGTCGTCCTGCGTCAGCGAGGCGTCCGGCGAGCCGCTGACCGCCGGGATATCGTCCTCGTCGCCGCCTGCCATGCGTCAGGCCTGTTCTTCGCCGGCTTCCTCGGCGGCGCGCGCTTCGTTGGCCGCGGTGCGCTCGGCGCGCAGTTCCTCGAGCAGCGCTTCGCGGTCGCCTTCGAAACGGCTGTCCTCGGGCGCCTTGATGCCGGCCTTCTTCGCCGCCTTGGCGACGAGCGCGTCGAGTTCGCGCTGCGAGCAGAGGCCGAGCGTCACGGGATCCTTGGGCACGATGTTGGCGCTGTTCCAGTGGCTGCGGTCGCGGATCGCGCCGATCGTGTTGCGCGTCGTGCCGATCAGCTTGCCGATCGCACCGTCCGAAACCTCGGGGTGGTTCTTCAGGATCCATGCGATGCCGTCGGGCTTGTCCTGCCGCTTGCTGACCGGGGTGTAGCGCGGGCCGCGGGTGCGGCGGATGGTGTCCTGCGCCTGCACGCTCATCTTGAGCTTGTAGTTCGGGTCCTGCTGGCCCTTCTCGATTTCGTCCATCGACAGCTCGTGCGCGCGGACCGGATCGCGGCCGGTATATTTGGTCGCCGCAGTCTCGTCGGCGATCGCCTGCACTTCGAGAATGTGGATGCCGCAATATTCGGCGATCTGCGCGAAAGTGAGACCGGTGTTGTCGACCAGCCAAGCGGCGGTCGCATGCGGCATCAACGGGGTCGGGTTGGCATTGGCCATGACGAAATCTCCAGGCGGAAATAATAAGGGCCGCCCCTCGCGGGGCGGCCGGACATTGAAACGCGCCTTATACCGGATCGGCGGTGGCGGCAAGGCCCTGCGCCGCGCCGGCTTGGACGTCACTAGACCCTAGGCAATGAGCAGAATATCGTATACTAAATTCGATATCAGGATCGCCGGCACGGCGGGTCGCAACAGGGAAGGACAGCAAGATGACGATCAGCAGGCGCGATATGATCCGGGGCGGCGGCGCACTGGCGGCCTTCGCCTGGGCAGCTCCGGCGCTGGGCAAGGCGGCGGACATCGCACCGCTGATGAAGGATGCCGACGCGCTCTATAACGAGTCGATCATCATCGACATGCTGTGCGACGAATATCGCGATGCGAGCGGGCTCGAACAGATCAAGCTGAGCGGGCTCACCACGATGAGCACCACGCTCGGCGTGCGGCGTCCCGAGAGCCCGCGCGGCAGTTATATGATGAACGGCTTCACGCGCGACAACGGCATCGCCGACTGCGTCGCGTGGAACAAGTTCATCGCGGAAAACAACACTATCATCGCGCCGGCGCGCTCGGCCGCCGACATCCGCAGCGCGAAGGCGGCGGGCAAGACGTCGGTGATGCTCAACTTCCAGAACGCGCCGATCGACGGCGAACTCGACAATATCGATATGTTCCACGGTCTCGGCATCCGCGTGATGCAGGTCACCTATAACGAACGCAATCTGCTCGGCGACGGATCGACCGAGCGCACCAATGCCGGGCTCAGCGACTTCGGCATCGCGGCGGTGCACCGGATGAACGAGGTCGGCATCCTCGTCGATTCGTCGCACTCGGGCGCTCAGACGACGATGGACGCGATCACCTTTTCGAAGCGTCCGCCGATCATCTCGCACTCCAACTGCGCGGCGCTCAACGAGCATCCCCGCACCAAGTCGGACGAGATCATCCGCGCGCTCGCCAAGAAGGGCGGCGTGATGGGGCTGACCACGGTCAACACGATGGTGAAGCGCGATTTCCCGGTGACGATGGAACATTGGCTCGACCATGTCGATCACATCGTCAAGCTGGTCGGGGTCGACCATGTCGGTTTCGGCACCGACACGCTGATCCGCGGCTGGCCGACCGATCCCAAGCAGAAGCAGGAATTCCTCGACGCCTATGGCGAGCCCTATTTCAAGTCGAGCTATCGCTTCCGCTATCCGTTCGGGACCGAGGGCATGAACGATGCGAAGAAATGGCGTTTCGCGACGGCAGGCCTGATCAAGCGCGGCTACAAGGAAGCCGATATCGTCAAGATCCTCGGCGGCAACTGGCTGCGCGTCATCGCCGACGTCGTCGGCTGACGGTCGTTCAGACCGTCAGGACGATCTTGCCGACATGCTCGCCCGCCTGCATGCGGGCGTGCGCGGCACCGGCTTCGGCGAGCGGGAAGCTGCGGTCCATCGTCGGCTTCCACGCGCCCTCCGACAGGCGCGGCCAGAGCGTGCGATGGATCTCGTCGGCGAGCGCCGCCTTGAAGTCGGCGCTGCGCGCTCGCAGCGTCGACCCGGTCATCGTCAGGCGCCGCCGCATGAGCTGCGAAATGTCGATCTCGGCCTTCGCGCCGCGCTGGAAAGCGATGGTGACATGGCGCCCGTCCTCGGCAAGACACGCAAGGTTGCGCGGCACATAGTCGCCGCCGACCATGTCGAGCACCGCATCGACGCCGCGTCCGCCGGTAAAAGCCTTCACCGCCTCGACATAGTCCTCGGTGGAATAGTCGATGGCAAGATCGGCGCCGAGGGCGCGCGCCGCATCGCATTTCGCGGCGCTGCCGCAAGTGACGATCACCTTGATATCGAACAGCCCGCAAAGCCCGATCGCGGTGGTCCCGATGCCGCTAGTGCCACCATGGACGAGCACCGTATCGCCTTCCTGCACCCACGCGCGCTCGAACAGATTGTGCCACACGGTGAAGACGGTTTCGGGGAGCGCCGCGGCCTCGGCCATCGAAAAGCCCCGCGGCACCGGCAGACAGCTTCCCGCCGGCGCGGTGCAATATTCGGCATAGCCGCCGCCCGCGACCAGCGCACACGCCGCCTGCCCCAGATGCTCGGGATCGCCGCCCGCCCCGATCGCGACGATCGTGCCCGCGACCTCGAGCCCCGGCAGGTCGGACGCGCCCGGCGGCGGCGGGTAAAAGCCCATGCGTTGCAGCACGTCGGGACGGTTGACGCCCGCCGCGCCGACGCGGATCAGCACCTCGCCCGGCCCCGGTTGCGGCACGGGGCGGTCCACCGGCTGCAACGTCTCGGGCCCGCCCGGCTCGCTGATCGCGATGGCGGTCATGCTTGTCGGCACGCTGGTCACGCTAAATCCCCCACTTTCCACGCCAAAGTCTGGCCCGGATCCCTCGGCCCGCCTTATTGACAGTGCGAGGCCGCGGGTCAACAGTCGCGCACCTTCAATCAGGGCCAGAACCGGACCGACTGGCGAGAAAGGATGCGCCATGGACGATGACGACATTCGCCGCCGCCGCGACGATGCGCTCGCGGCACTGACCCGAGAGCCGCTCGACCCGTTGTCGGTCGACGAACTCGACGAGCGCGTCGCGCTGCTCGAAGCCGAGATCGAGCGCGTCAAGGCGCACAAGGCGGCGGCGGCAAGCCACAAGGCGGTCGCCGAGGCGCTGTTCAAGAAGGGGTGACGTCCGGTTTCGGGCGGAAGATGCCGTTCCCACTTTCGTCACCCCGGACTTGATCCGGGATCCATGACTTCAGCGCCCAGTGGATCCCGGATCAAGTCCGGAATGACGAAGTTATGAATGCGACCGCCCGCTGGCGTTCATTCGCCGGGGCTATTTCCCCGCCTTGTCACTCACGGCCTTGATCACCAGCGCCTTGTCGTCGACGAGATAGCGCCGGGCGAGCGCCTGCAATTGCGCCGGCTTCGCGGCCGCGACTTCGGCGATGCCGCCCCGGCTGCGGTCCAACCGCGCGGCGTGGGTCGCCGCTTCGGTGACATAGGGCAGCCAATAGGCATTTTCGCGCCGCGCCTTGGTCATCGCCTCGACCAGCGGCTTGCGCGCGCGGTCGAGAAGATCGGCATCGACGGGGGCATCGCGCAGTTCCTTCGCGATGGCGAAGATCGCGGCGCGCGTCGTCGCAATGTCCTTGTAATCGATGTTGCTGGCGGCGAGCAGGAAGCCATAGCCCGGATAGTCGCTCGACAGGCTGGCCGCGGCGCCGGGGCTGTAGCTTTCGCCGAGCTTCTCGCGCAATTCCTCGGTCAGTTTCAGCTGCATCACCCGCGACAGGAGGCTCAGCTGCATCGCCTCGGCGAGGTCGCTGTCGTCGCGCGCCGGCCAGTAGACGCGCAGTTCGGCCTGCTCGGCGGGACCCTTGTGGATCAGCGTCCGTTCGCTGCGGTCGGCCGGATATTGGCGTACGCGCGCATCGTTACGCGGGTCGAACGCAGCGCGGCGTTCGGGCAGCGCGCCGAAGGTCGCGGCGATCGCGTCGATCGCCGCCTGTTCGTCGATGTCGCCGACGACACCGATCTCGATCGCCCCGTGCGCGAGGCTGTCGCCCATCGCCGCCTTGAGCCCGGCCCAGTCGAGCGCCATCACCTTGGCGAGCGGCGGCGTCACCTCGCGCGGATCGTCGTTCGCGAGGATGCCCCCCGCGTCGCGCGCGATCACCGCCGACGGCGTCGCATCGTTCGCGGCATATTGCTGCGGCAGGAAGCGGCGGATCAACGCGAGCCCGTCGGCGCGATAGCCGGGATGGGTGAGGAAGGCCGCCATCAGCTTTGCCTGCAGCGCGAAATCGTCGGGCGAGGTCAGCGCGCTGCCCCCGAAGGCATCGGTATCGCTGCCGAAGGCCGGGCTCACCGTCTTGCCGGCGAGGATCGTGCGCAGTTCGTCGACGCTGTGCGCCTCGAGCCCGCCGAGGCTGATCGATCCCGCCAGCGCGACCTTGGTCGGATCGTCCTTCGTCGCCAGCAGTTCGCCGCCGTCGACGCGCAGCGACAGATAGACCTTGTCCTTCTGGAAATCGGTCTTCTTGATGTTGAGCATGACATTGTTGGCGAAGCGGACGCGGCGAATGCCGAGGTCGTCGATCCGGTCGTCGGCGACGACCTTTCCGGGCGTGCCGAAATCGTCATAGGCGAAAGCACTGCTCGCGGCTTCGGACGGCGCCGCGACAGCGACCTGCTGCGACGCCCGCAATTCGGCGAGGATCGCGGGGGTGCCGCCCTCGACCGGCTTTTTCGAGGTCACGTGCGCGAGCGGCGCGCTCAGCCCTTCGACGCGCTTGCGGAAGGCGGCGCTGACCGCCGCGGCGTCGAGCGACGGCGCGGTCGCGTCGAACAGCGCCTGCGTCGTTTCCGGGCGGACGACGACGAAATCGCCCTCGGCGGCCGACAGGAGGACGTCGGCCATCGTCTCGCTGCGCCGGGTCGTCACCCCGGCGACCGCATTCTTGAGCGCGGTGCGGCGGATTGCGAGCTGTTCGTCGACCTCGGCCTGCGTGAAGCCATGCTCCACGGCGCGGCGCAATTCCTGTTCGACGAGCGCGAGCGCTTCCTTCCACGCGCCTTCCTTGGCAACCGCACCGACGGTAACCTGATCGAAGACCTTCCAGCCCGCCGCTTCGCTGAAATAGCCGGCAAGGATCGGCGAATCCTCGTTGAGCGCGATCTTGGCGAGGCGGCGGCTGACGATCGCCTCGCCCACCTCCTCGGCAAGGGTCTTGGCGCGCTTCGCCTTGGTGTCGGGTTCCTGCACCCAAGGCTTGAATGCGGTGACGGTCACCGCGTCCTGGATCGCGGGATCGACGAAATCGTCGGCCGCCGACGGCCGCTTGTAATCGACCGTGCCGATATCGGGGTCCGGCCCGGCGGGTCCGCGGCCTTTCCAGTCGGCGAAGCGCGCCTTAATCTTCGCTTCGACCGCCGCCGGATCGAAATCGCCGACCATGACCAGCGTCGCGCGCTCGGGGCGGTAATAGCGGTCGTAAATATCGCGGATGCGCGCCGCGGGGGCGGTCCTGATCACCTCTTCGGTGCCGACCGGGATGCGGCTCGCAACCCGCATGCCCTCCATCTGGAAACCGAGCTGGTCGATCAGGCTACGCAGTTGATAGGTATCGCGCGCGCGGCGTTCGGACAGGATGATCCCGCGTTCGCGGTCGACCGCTGCGGGGTCGATCGTCACTTCGCTCGCGGTCTCGCGCATCAGCATCAGCCCGGTGTCGATCAGGTCGTCGGTCGCATTGGGCAGATCGAGCTTGTAGACCGTATCGTCGAAGCCGGTCACGGCGTTGGTGTCGGCGCCGAAGGCCAGCCCCTTGCGTTCGAGCAGCTTGACCATCTCGCCCTCGGGGACGTTGGTCGATCCGTTGAACACCATATGCTCGAGGAAATGGGCGAGCCCGCGCTGGTCGTCGGCCTCGGCAAAGCTGCCGACGTCGAAGCGCATGCGCAGGACGACGCTGTCCTTCGGCGTGCTGTTCTTCAGCAGCGCATATTTCATCCCGTTGGGCAGCACGCCGAAGACGATGTTCGGATCGACCGGCACGTCGCTCGCCGCGAAGTTCCATGCTTTTGCGGCGTCGGTCTGCGGATTGACCGTTGCGCTGGCCGGGGCGGTCGCGACGGGCTGCCAGGCCAGCGCGGCAGGCGCGGAAACGGCAAGGAGGGCAAGGGGCGACAGGGCGGTCGAAGCGCGCCGGACGAAGGACGATGTCATGCCCCTGTGTGACCACGCCGCGCCGGGCGGTCAAGCCGCGGTCAGGCGATGTGCTGGACGCTTTCGACAGACGACATGGGATCGTGATCGGCCGCCTTGGCTGCGTAAAGCGCGCGGTCGGCGACCTCGAACAATTTCTTCGCGGTCTTGCCGTCGCCCGGCCAGGCGGCGACGCCGATGCTCGCGCCGACGCGGATCGCCTGACCCTCGATATGATAGGGCGCCGCGAGCGCCGCGAGAATATGGTCGGCGATCGATGTGTTCATGAGCAGCGACCCCGCCGGGACGAGGATGGCGAACTCGTCGCCGCCCTGCCGCGCCACCGCTGCATGGTCCCCGCACGCGCGGCGCAGGCGCACTGCGACTTCGCAGAGCAGCAGGTCGCCCGCCGCATGACCGTGGCGGTCGTTGACGGGTTTGAATCCGTCGAGATCGAGCAGCGCGATGGCAAAGGGACTGCCCGGGCTCGCTGCGGCGATTTCCTCGTCGAGCCGCAGGTCGAATTCGCGGCGGTTCGACAGGCCGGTGAGCGGGTCGGTATGGGCAAGCTCGCGCATCTGGCGCTGCAGTTCGAGGAGGTCGATAAGCTGCCCGTGCTGCTGGATCATCATCCGGAGCAGGAACAAGGTCGCGACGACAAGGCTGGTCCCTGCGCCGATCTCTGCCGGGTTGCCCGACAACAGCATGAGCAGCGAGATCGGGACGAGGCCGATCGACAGGTTGACGAAGGTCGCGAGACGGATCGACGACAGGCAATAAGCGGTCGCAAGCGACCCCATCGCCATGATCATCGCATAATAGCTGTGCGCTTCGGGCGGTGCAGCGAACCAGTTGATCACCGTCCAGATGCTGCACATCGCGCCCATCAATCCCGACAGCCAAGTCGATTCCTTAACCACCCGGCGGGCGCGGCGCGGGCTCATCTTGCGGCCGCGATTGTGCATCAGGACGCCGAAGCCGAGCAAGCAGACGACCGCGAGAATCACCGGAAAACCGATGCGGATGACGGGATGAACGCTCGCGACGCCGGCATAGATGGCGGTCGGCGTCGTCGCCGCAAGCATCAGAAAGAGCATCGGGGTCAGCGTTTCGACGCGATAGGCGCGCAGCATCGCGACATCGTCGCGGATTGCCTCCGGAACCGGCGGGAAGAACCGCCGCTGTATCGATTGAAAGACCCCCGTCATGGAAGGGGGATAGCGGGTCAGGGGTAAAACATCGGTTAAGGAAGGAAGCGTCGACTTTTCCTCCGCTTGGCAGTGCTTTCCCCACAGATGGCTCGCGAAATATTAACCATGTTGGGGCACCTCCGCAGGCCTTATCGCAGGAGCCCAGCCCATGTCCTTTGTGTCGCCTTCGCTGACCCCGTCTTCGCCCGCCCCGTCGCCTGCCCCATCGCCTGCCCAGGTATCGCCGTTGCCATCGGCGAGCCCCAGCCTGCCGCAGAACGATACGCCCGCCGAACAGGCTGCACGCGCCGCGCAACTCGCCGCGTCGCAGACTGTCTATGTCTGGACCACCGACGTCCCGACG
The Sphingopyxis macrogoltabida genome window above contains:
- a CDS encoding NAD(P)H-quinone oxidoreductase, which encodes MTSVPTSMTAIAISEPGGPETLQPVDRPVPQPGPGEVLIRVGAAGVNRPDVLQRMGFYPPPPGASDLPGLEVAGTIVAIGAGGDPEHLGQAACALVAGGGYAEYCTAPAGSCLPVPRGFSMAEAAALPETVFTVWHNLFERAWVQEGDTVLVHGGTSGIGTTAIGLCGLFDIKVIVTCGSAAKCDAARALGADLAIDYSTEDYVEAVKAFTGGRGVDAVLDMVGGDYVPRNLACLAEDGRHVTIAFQRGAKAEIDISQLMRRRLTMTGSTLRARSADFKAALADEIHRTLWPRLSEGAWKPTMDRSFPLAEAGAAHARMQAGEHVGKIVLTV
- a CDS encoding M16 family metallopeptidase; the encoded protein is MTSSFVRRASTALSPLALLAVSAPAALAWQPVATAPASATVNPQTDAAKAWNFAASDVPVDPNIVFGVLPNGMKYALLKNSTPKDSVVLRMRFDVGSFAEADDQRGLAHFLEHMVFNGSTNVPEGEMVKLLERKGLAFGADTNAVTGFDDTVYKLDLPNATDDLIDTGLMLMRETASEVTIDPAAVDRERGIILSERRARDTYQLRSLIDQLGFQMEGMRVASRIPVGTEEVIRTAPAARIRDIYDRYYRPERATLVMVGDFDPAAVEAKIKARFADWKGRGPAGPDPDIGTVDYKRPSAADDFVDPAIQDAVTVTAFKPWVQEPDTKAKRAKTLAEEVGEAIVSRRLAKIALNEDSPILAGYFSEAAGWKVFDQVTVGAVAKEGAWKEALALVEQELRRAVEHGFTQAEVDEQLAIRRTALKNAVAGVTTRRSETMADVLLSAAEGDFVVVRPETTQALFDATAPSLDAAAVSAAFRKRVEGLSAPLAHVTSKKPVEGGTPAILAELRASQQVAVAAPSEAASSAFAYDDFGTPGKVVADDRIDDLGIRRVRFANNVMLNIKKTDFQKDKVYLSLRVDGGELLATKDDPTKVALAGSISLGGLEAHSVDELRTILAGKTVSPAFGSDTDAFGGSALTSPDDFALQAKLMAAFLTHPGYRADGLALIRRFLPQQYAANDATPSAVIARDAGGILANDDPREVTPPLAKVMALDWAGLKAAMGDSLAHGAIEIGVVGDIDEQAAIDAIAATFGALPERRAAFDPRNDARVRQYPADRSERTLIHKGPAEQAELRVYWPARDDSDLAEAMQLSLLSRVMQLKLTEELREKLGESYSPGAAASLSSDYPGYGFLLAASNIDYKDIATTRAAIFAIAKELRDAPVDADLLDRARKPLVEAMTKARRENAYWLPYVTEAATHAARLDRSRGGIAEVAAAKPAQLQALARRYLVDDKALVIKAVSDKAGK
- a CDS encoding DUF1013 domain-containing protein, which gives rise to MANANPTPLMPHATAAWLVDNTGLTFAQIAEYCGIHILEVQAIADETAATKYTGRDPVRAHELSMDEIEKGQQDPNYKLKMSVQAQDTIRRTRGPRYTPVSKRQDKPDGIAWILKNHPEVSDGAIGKLIGTTRNTIGAIRDRSHWNSANIVPKDPVTLGLCSQRELDALVAKAAKKAGIKAPEDSRFEGDREALLEELRAERTAANEARAAEEAGEEQA
- a CDS encoding DUF1192 family protein, with product MDDDDIRRRRDDALAALTREPLDPLSVDELDERVALLEAEIERVKAHKAAAASHKAVAEALFKKG
- a CDS encoding dipeptidase, which gives rise to MTISRRDMIRGGGALAAFAWAAPALGKAADIAPLMKDADALYNESIIIDMLCDEYRDASGLEQIKLSGLTTMSTTLGVRRPESPRGSYMMNGFTRDNGIADCVAWNKFIAENNTIIAPARSAADIRSAKAAGKTSVMLNFQNAPIDGELDNIDMFHGLGIRVMQVTYNERNLLGDGSTERTNAGLSDFGIAAVHRMNEVGILVDSSHSGAQTTMDAITFSKRPPIISHSNCAALNEHPRTKSDEIIRALAKKGGVMGLTTVNTMVKRDFPVTMEHWLDHVDHIVKLVGVDHVGFGTDTLIRGWPTDPKQKQEFLDAYGEPYFKSSYRFRYPFGTEGMNDAKKWRFATAGLIKRGYKEADIVKILGGNWLRVIADVVG
- a CDS encoding MBL fold metallo-hydrolase yields the protein MAGGDEDDIPAVSGSPDASLTQDDSFTATSRAGLTYPWGEAAPGAGETIRIADGISWARIPMPGSLGHINSWLLDDVTADGGEGVAVVDTGVCLTICSDAWKALYAGALKEKRITRVIGTHLHPDHIGLAGWIAKKQDVQLWMTRGEMLTARMIVGDTSETVPDEALLQSRAAGWDDEQIEAQRNGGWGRFGLVTYPLPRSYRRIKDGDLLDMGTHQWRVVVGSGHSPEHACLWNERAGVLVSGDQVLPRISSNVSINITEPDADPLGEWLASIDKLIATVPGDVIVCPAHGEPFKGLHVRLMALRDEHRMRLYNLAEAIAKEPMRAVDSFPLLFNRPIGPEQLGMATGEALAHLQRLEVEGRVGREDRDGVWWYHGVA
- a CDS encoding GGDEF domain-containing protein, yielding MTGVFQSIQRRFFPPVPEAIRDDVAMLRAYRVETLTPMLFLMLAATTPTAIYAGVASVHPVIRIGFPVILAVVCLLGFGVLMHNRGRKMSPRRARRVVKESTWLSGLMGAMCSIWTVINWFAAPPEAHSYYAMIMAMGSLATAYCLSSIRLATFVNLSIGLVPISLLMLLSGNPAEIGAGTSLVVATLFLLRMMIQQHGQLIDLLELQRQMRELAHTDPLTGLSNRREFDLRLDEEIAAASPGSPFAIALLDLDGFKPVNDRHGHAAGDLLLCEVAVRLRRACGDHAAVARQGGDEFAILVPAGSLLMNTSIADHILAALAAPYHIEGQAIRVGASIGVAAWPGDGKTAKKLFEVADRALYAAKAADHDPMSSVESVQHIA